A window from Mycolicibacterium tokaiense encodes these proteins:
- a CDS encoding GlcG/HbpS family heme-binding protein, whose product MSTTTAPATRSLQTLTLAGASALTEAAITAASDQAMAIAVAVHDAGGNLLSFARMDGVPELTIEIAQNKSYTAVAFGLPTHQWHDVIKNDEPLRLGMVHTPRLVTYGGGFPLVSAGQVVGAIGISGGHYSQDMQIAQSALQSCGYAG is encoded by the coding sequence ATGTCGACCACGACCGCGCCCGCCACCCGATCGCTGCAGACCCTGACCCTCGCGGGAGCCTCCGCGCTGACCGAGGCGGCGATAACCGCCGCCTCCGACCAGGCGATGGCGATCGCAGTGGCTGTCCATGACGCCGGTGGCAACCTGCTCAGCTTCGCGCGCATGGACGGCGTCCCGGAGCTCACCATCGAGATCGCGCAGAACAAGTCGTACACCGCCGTGGCCTTCGGGTTGCCCACCCATCAATGGCACGACGTCATCAAGAACGACGAGCCGTTGAGGCTCGGAATGGTCCACACTCCGCGGCTGGTCACCTACGGCGGTGGATTCCCGCTGGTGTCCGCGGGACAGGTGGTCGGCGCCATCGGCATCAGCGGGGGCCATTACAGCCAGGACATGCAGATTGCGCAGAGTGCACTTCAATCCTGCGGTTACGCGGGCTGA
- a CDS encoding bifunctional 3,4-dihydroxy-2-butanone-4-phosphate synthase/GTP cyclohydrolase II yields MTGTTASRSVHRAVAALAAGGFVVVVDDADRENEGDLICAAETIRTDQMAFLVRHTTGIICTPMPAARADALQLPPMVVQNNDSLGTAFTVTVDHMSTGTGVSATDRAATVRALAEIDTAPGDLRRPGHIFPLRARAGGVLERAGHTEAAVDLTTMAGMSGVGVIGEIVDDDGSMRRGASLQEFASTHGIPMLAIADLVRHRRATERLVELIGAAQMPTEFGEFRALAYRNALNGTEHLALVMGDVAAAGRTTEGALVRVHSECLTGDMIGSLRCDCGTQLEQALHAIAREGVGALIYLRGHEGRGIGLGHKIRAYALQEQGMDTVDANTVQGLPVDARSYGIGAQILTDLGVQRLRLITNNPAKYRGIDGYGLEITGRVALPTVTTPHNVRYLRTKRERMQHDITLAR; encoded by the coding sequence ATGACAGGAACAACGGCGTCCAGGTCAGTGCACCGTGCGGTTGCGGCGCTGGCCGCGGGCGGCTTCGTGGTGGTTGTCGACGACGCCGACCGGGAGAACGAAGGGGACCTCATCTGCGCGGCGGAGACGATCCGGACCGACCAGATGGCGTTTCTGGTCCGCCACACCACCGGCATCATCTGCACCCCGATGCCGGCGGCACGAGCCGACGCCTTGCAGCTGCCGCCGATGGTCGTCCAGAACAACGACTCACTGGGCACTGCCTTCACCGTCACCGTCGACCACATGTCGACCGGAACCGGGGTCTCGGCGACGGACCGCGCGGCGACAGTCCGCGCGCTTGCGGAAATTGACACTGCACCTGGCGATCTGAGGCGGCCCGGCCACATCTTTCCGTTGCGGGCGCGTGCCGGTGGTGTCTTGGAGCGCGCCGGACACACCGAAGCCGCGGTGGACCTGACCACCATGGCGGGGATGTCGGGCGTCGGGGTGATCGGCGAGATCGTGGACGACGACGGTTCCATGCGGCGCGGCGCCTCACTGCAGGAGTTCGCCTCGACTCACGGGATCCCGATGCTCGCCATCGCCGATCTGGTGCGTCACCGCCGCGCAACGGAGCGGCTGGTCGAGCTCATCGGCGCTGCCCAGATGCCCACCGAGTTCGGCGAGTTCCGCGCACTGGCTTACCGCAACGCGCTCAACGGTACCGAGCACCTCGCCCTGGTGATGGGCGATGTGGCGGCCGCGGGGCGCACCACCGAGGGCGCCCTGGTTCGCGTGCACTCCGAATGTCTGACCGGCGACATGATCGGATCTCTGCGGTGCGACTGCGGCACACAATTGGAACAGGCGCTGCACGCGATTGCCCGCGAAGGCGTCGGCGCGCTGATCTACCTACGCGGGCACGAAGGCCGGGGAATCGGTCTGGGACACAAGATCAGGGCGTATGCCCTGCAGGAACAAGGCATGGATACCGTTGATGCGAACACCGTCCAAGGGTTGCCGGTGGACGCGCGCAGTTACGGCATCGGCGCGCAGATCCTGACCGATCTGGGTGTCCAGCGTCTGCGGCTGATCACCAACAACCCGGCCAAGTACCGGGGCATCGATGGCTACGGTCTCGAGATCACCGGGCGCGTGGCACTCCCCACCGTCACGACACCGCACAACGTCCGGTATCTACGCACCAAACGCGAACGTATGCAGCACGACATCACGCTGGCGCGCTGA
- a CDS encoding isocitrate lyase/PEP mutase family protein yields the protein MTGTVLRDLINGPDLVIAPGVYDGVSAALIQNSAFPVAYMSGAAVSASAVGLPDIGLATMTELVASAAVIRRCLSKPLIADADTGFGDVTNVFRTVREYQRVGVSAVQLEDQVFPKRCGHLEEKSVVDVGEFTAKIEAACDARTDALIIARTDARAVNGMDDALRRAARYVTAGADVIFVEAPESLDEIARIPAEVDAPVLFNLVPHGKTPPVSLEQLRDFGYALVIAPGAGVGGAVRGITDALAALARHDTQGAGLPSPRRFFDALGLPFWERIRGAYAGSAADA from the coding sequence GTGACGGGAACTGTCTTGCGTGACCTGATCAACGGACCCGACCTGGTGATCGCGCCAGGTGTGTACGACGGCGTCTCGGCCGCGCTGATCCAGAATTCGGCCTTCCCGGTGGCATACATGTCGGGGGCTGCCGTCTCGGCCTCCGCAGTGGGGCTCCCCGACATCGGACTGGCCACGATGACCGAACTGGTGGCGTCCGCCGCCGTGATTCGGCGCTGTTTGTCGAAACCGCTGATCGCCGATGCCGATACCGGTTTCGGCGACGTGACCAACGTCTTCCGCACAGTCCGGGAGTACCAACGGGTCGGGGTGTCCGCCGTCCAACTGGAGGACCAGGTGTTCCCCAAACGGTGTGGGCACCTCGAGGAGAAGTCCGTCGTCGACGTCGGCGAATTCACCGCCAAGATCGAGGCCGCCTGCGACGCCCGCACGGACGCGCTCATCATCGCGCGCACCGACGCGCGTGCCGTAAACGGAATGGACGACGCCCTGCGCCGTGCCGCGCGGTACGTCACCGCCGGCGCTGACGTCATCTTCGTCGAGGCTCCAGAGTCACTCGATGAGATCGCGCGCATTCCCGCGGAAGTGGATGCGCCGGTGTTGTTCAACCTGGTCCCGCACGGCAAGACACCCCCGGTCTCGCTCGAACAGCTGCGGGACTTCGGATACGCACTCGTGATCGCGCCCGGGGCCGGCGTCGGGGGCGCGGTCCGCGGAATCACCGACGCTCTCGCAGCCCTGGCCCGCCATGACACCCAGGGCGCGGGGCTACCGTCACCACGGCGCTTCTTCGACGCACTCGGTCTGCCGTTCTGGGAGCGCATCCGCGGCGCCTACGCCGGGAGTGCTGCCGATGCCTAA
- a CDS encoding GntR family transcriptional regulator, translating into MLVRPELDALPEAPSMGGAKVSTEVRDYIQHLIMTGRLSAGDRLRVEHLADHLDLSVTPVREALVELFADGFVQRRPRRGYEVARLTRSGFEDRILVLAMVTGELAARAAGRITADETARLRELQQELTAHEDDNDRVGAERSAHHLHRTVNLAADSPELAWTAARFARYVPRYIGLEWTDRPKTCTYEHGSIIAALESGDAEGARAAMFEHLTQSRDMLSEDLARSGLWD; encoded by the coding sequence GTGTTGGTACGCCCTGAGCTCGACGCCCTGCCCGAGGCCCCGTCGATGGGCGGCGCCAAGGTGAGCACCGAGGTGCGCGACTACATCCAGCACCTGATCATGACCGGCCGGCTCAGCGCCGGTGACCGGCTCCGTGTCGAGCACCTGGCCGACCACCTGGACCTGAGCGTGACACCGGTGCGCGAAGCACTCGTCGAATTGTTCGCCGACGGTTTTGTCCAGCGCCGCCCGCGGCGCGGCTATGAGGTCGCGAGGCTCACCCGCTCGGGTTTCGAGGACCGCATCCTGGTGCTCGCCATGGTCACCGGCGAGCTGGCCGCCCGCGCCGCCGGCCGGATCACCGCTGATGAGACAGCGCGGCTGCGCGAACTGCAGCAGGAGCTCACCGCGCACGAGGACGACAACGACCGCGTGGGCGCCGAACGCAGCGCCCACCACCTGCACCGCACCGTCAACCTGGCGGCCGATTCACCCGAGTTGGCCTGGACCGCAGCACGTTTCGCACGGTATGTACCGCGCTACATCGGGCTGGAGTGGACGGATCGTCCCAAGACCTGCACCTATGAGCACGGGAGCATCATCGCGGCCCTCGAGAGCGGCGACGCCGAGGGCGCGCGAGCGGCGATGTTCGAGCACCTGACCCAGAGCAGGGACATGCTCAGCGAGGATCTGGCCCGGTCCGGGCTCTGGGATTGA
- a CDS encoding LLM class flavin-dependent oxidoreductase produces MPEDHADVTAEAREHLSLYDNTNRLKLGTFATNASYGSSISEAPTSYHVSWQHTVGLAQQAERLGLDMVVPIGRWRGFGGATNFNGESFETYTWAAGIAQATERVMVFATSHVPTIHPIVAAKQAVTIDHISNGRFGLNLVMGWFKPEMEMFGSALREHDERYGVGDEWVRIVKQLWTDEEPVSFDGRFYTINGAESWPKPIQRPHPVIMNAGSSPAGSDFAARNADINFVTVDDAEVAAALVQKLKANARDNYGRDPQVFSGAYVVCRDTEKEARDAVQSVLDHGDRQAARNLMEVLGVQSGSFDHLMKKGMEDRFITGWGAPAFVGTPEQIADQFIGLEKAGISGITMGFLDYAAELEYFGETVLPLLREAGLRA; encoded by the coding sequence ATGCCCGAAGACCATGCTGACGTCACTGCCGAAGCGCGAGAGCATCTTTCGCTGTACGACAACACGAACAGACTCAAGCTGGGAACCTTCGCCACCAACGCGAGCTACGGCTCGAGCATCAGCGAGGCACCCACGTCATATCACGTGAGCTGGCAGCACACGGTGGGTCTCGCACAACAGGCCGAGCGGTTGGGCCTCGACATGGTGGTCCCCATCGGCCGGTGGCGAGGCTTCGGCGGCGCGACGAACTTCAACGGCGAGAGCTTCGAGACCTACACCTGGGCGGCGGGAATCGCCCAGGCCACCGAGCGGGTGATGGTGTTCGCGACATCCCACGTTCCCACCATCCATCCGATCGTGGCCGCCAAGCAGGCCGTCACCATCGACCACATCTCCAACGGGCGGTTCGGCCTCAACCTCGTCATGGGCTGGTTCAAACCGGAGATGGAGATGTTCGGCTCGGCACTGCGTGAGCACGACGAGAGGTACGGCGTCGGAGACGAGTGGGTGCGCATCGTCAAGCAGCTGTGGACCGACGAGGAGCCGGTGTCCTTCGACGGCCGCTTCTACACGATCAACGGGGCCGAGTCCTGGCCCAAACCGATCCAGCGTCCCCACCCGGTGATCATGAACGCTGGATCCTCGCCCGCGGGAAGCGACTTTGCTGCGCGCAACGCCGACATCAACTTCGTCACGGTCGACGACGCGGAGGTGGCCGCGGCACTGGTCCAGAAGCTCAAGGCCAACGCCCGCGACAACTACGGGCGCGACCCGCAGGTGTTCTCGGGTGCGTACGTCGTCTGTCGTGACACCGAAAAGGAAGCCCGCGACGCGGTGCAGTCGGTTCTCGATCACGGTGACCGGCAGGCCGCGCGCAACCTGATGGAGGTGCTCGGCGTGCAGAGCGGCTCCTTCGACCACCTGATGAAGAAAGGCATGGAGGACCGTTTCATCACCGGTTGGGGCGCACCGGCTTTCGTCGGCACACCCGAGCAGATCGCCGATCAGTTCATCGGGTTGGAGAAGGCGGGGATCTCTGGGATCACCATGGGCTTCCTCGATTACGCAGCGGAACTCGAGTACTTCGGCGAGACCGTGCTGCCACTGCTCCGCGAAGCCGGCCTGCGCGCCTGA
- a CDS encoding IclR family transcriptional regulator has product MVEDGSVRVIERVCLVLDCFTKQQPRLQVGDIRDRTGLPATTVARILKNLVAQRLLEREGNDYRLGLRVLVWSAPAKAASDLIMAAGPVIDHVRDLTGETTGVYVRQGAVRVGVAATLSERSIIYNGYVGQVMPMHAGAAGKTLMAFSEQALSSALDAGLTRFTDATITDAAALRRELETVRAQGWAYASEEREPGLSSIAAPILDSAGEITATITVGGPTFRLSPAAAAEFGPLIAAAGISISQRLGYVGHLADHPAPTTNGH; this is encoded by the coding sequence ATGGTCGAGGATGGATCGGTGCGCGTCATCGAGCGCGTCTGTCTGGTCTTGGACTGCTTCACCAAACAGCAGCCGCGCCTGCAGGTCGGCGACATCCGGGACCGCACCGGTCTCCCCGCCACCACCGTGGCGAGAATCCTCAAAAACCTGGTAGCGCAACGTCTTCTGGAGCGAGAAGGAAACGACTACCGGTTGGGTCTGCGGGTGCTGGTCTGGTCGGCGCCGGCCAAGGCGGCATCCGATCTGATCATGGCCGCCGGTCCGGTGATCGATCATGTGCGGGACCTGACCGGGGAGACCACCGGTGTGTATGTACGGCAGGGGGCCGTTCGTGTCGGGGTCGCCGCCACTCTGTCCGAGCGATCCATCATCTACAACGGCTATGTCGGACAGGTGATGCCCATGCACGCCGGCGCCGCGGGTAAAACACTGATGGCCTTCAGCGAGCAGGCGCTGTCCTCGGCGCTCGACGCCGGCCTGACCCGGTTCACCGATGCCACCATCACCGACGCTGCCGCCCTGCGACGGGAACTCGAGACCGTCCGTGCGCAGGGGTGGGCCTACGCCTCCGAGGAGCGTGAGCCGGGGCTCAGCTCGATCGCCGCCCCGATCCTCGACTCGGCAGGTGAGATCACCGCCACCATCACCGTCGGCGGCCCCACGTTCCGGCTGTCTCCCGCGGCGGCAGCCGAATTCGGCCCGCTGATTGCCGCCGCCGGTATCTCGATATCCCAAAGGCTGGGCTACGTCGGCCATCTGGCCGACCATCCCGCTCCTACGACGAACGGACACTGA
- a CDS encoding SDR family NAD(P)-dependent oxidoreductase, whose amino-acid sequence MNDTYSTKGDTVGRLDNKLAVITGATGGVGRAACHMFCREGASVIGVDIDDDAGAALQSKLTAEGFAFEFRTVDVASEHEVAELAADVGQGRTIDIVYNNAGIILGKPIVESTVEDWDRIHNANSKSVFLMIRAFAPRMTNPGGAIVNTSSAGGAVALPNMAIYGAAKAGVIMLSKVAAVDLAPGIRVNALLPGVVDTPMPHNFVAGLPEAQQAAVLDGFRAQHLTGRIGRPEEVAAAALFLASDEASFITGSAMYVDGGATAM is encoded by the coding sequence GTGAACGACACCTACTCGACGAAGGGCGACACAGTGGGACGGCTCGACAACAAACTGGCGGTGATCACCGGTGCGACGGGCGGGGTGGGACGCGCCGCATGCCACATGTTCTGCCGCGAAGGCGCATCGGTGATCGGCGTCGACATCGACGATGACGCGGGGGCAGCACTGCAATCGAAGTTGACCGCCGAGGGATTCGCCTTCGAGTTCCGCACGGTGGACGTTGCCTCCGAACACGAGGTGGCTGAACTCGCCGCGGATGTCGGGCAAGGCCGGACGATCGACATCGTCTACAACAACGCGGGCATCATCCTGGGTAAGCCCATCGTGGAGTCCACGGTCGAGGACTGGGACCGCATCCACAACGCCAACTCCAAATCCGTGTTCCTGATGATCCGGGCCTTCGCGCCCCGGATGACCAATCCCGGTGGTGCCATTGTGAACACCTCGTCAGCAGGCGGTGCGGTGGCGCTACCCAACATGGCCATCTACGGGGCGGCCAAAGCCGGAGTCATCATGCTCTCGAAGGTCGCGGCCGTCGACCTGGCCCCTGGCATCCGGGTCAACGCACTCCTACCCGGCGTCGTCGACACCCCGATGCCACACAATTTCGTGGCAGGTCTGCCCGAAGCCCAGCAGGCCGCCGTCCTCGATGGATTTCGGGCGCAACATCTGACGGGCCGGATAGGCCGTCCCGAGGAGGTGGCTGCCGCCGCACTTTTTCTCGCCAGCGACGAAGCGTCGTTCATCACGGGCAGCGCGATGTATGTCGACGGTGGCGCCACCGCAATGTGA